The Verrucomicrobiia bacterium genome segment GGCCCACGCGCTGATTCGCCCTTGCATGAAGTGGATGTCCAACCTTGAAGGCGCAGACCGTAAGGGGGCCGGCGCCCGGCTGGAAAGCCCGTTTGCCTCAACGAAGGGCCGGATTCAAACGGTGGATCCGGGCCACCGCGTCCGGTCGTCCGCCGGGGGAAACCGCTTGGTCCTGGCCGGGCTTCGCCTAACGTGCCGGGGTCATGTCGTTCCGTCGTCGCGGATGGGGGTGGATCGTGGCCGGGCTCTGGATGCTTCCGGCCGGAGCCGAGGTCCCCACGTCGGCCGGCCCGGATGACCGCCGGCCCGCCGCGTTGGCGCCCGGCCATTCCGCCCATGGACAGGCCTTCAACGAGGGACCACGCCAGCCGGCACGGCTGATGCCCGGGATGCCCCGGATCGAGTTTCCGGTCACGACCACCAACTCCCGGGCGCAGCGATTCTTCACCCAGGGCGTGGGCCAATGGCATGGGTTCTGGTTCCTGGAGGCCGAACGATCCTTCCGCCAGGCGGCGGTCGAGGATCCCAACTGCGCCATGGCGTACTGGGGCATGGCGATGGCGAATTTTCCCCGGACCAACCGGGCGCCCGAATTCATCGCCGCCGCGGTGCGGCTCAAAGACGGCACCAGCCGCCGCGAACAGCTGCGCATCGAGGCGCTGTCGGAGTTTTTCAAGGATCCGGAGGGTGACGAGAAGGAGCGCCGTCGGGCCTACGTGCGGGCCTTGGAAAACTTGGTGTTCGAGTTCCCGGATGACATCGAGGCGAAGGCGTTCCTCGCCTTCCACATCTGGGACAACAGCCATCGCGGACTGCCGATCTCCAGCGCCCAGTCGGTGGAATCCCTGTTGAAGGAGGTCTTCGCCGCGCAGCCGATGCATCCGGCCCACCATTATCGCGTGCACCTCTGGGACGGGGAGCCGGATGCCGTCGCCGTCCGCGCGCTGCCTTCCGCGGCGCTTTGCGGTCCAAGCGGCCCGGGCATCGCGCACCTCTGGCACATGCCGGGTCACACCTACAACAAGCTGAAGCGGTACGAGGACATGGCCTGGCAGCAGGAGGCCAGCGTGCGCGTGGACAATGCCCACCTCATGCGCGACGGGGTGATGCCCGACCAGATCCACAACTACGCCCACAACAGCGAGTGGCTGGTGCAGACCCTGAACTACGTTGGACGGGTTCGCGACGCCCTCGCCCTCGCCCGCAACATGATCGAGATGCCGCGGCATCCGAAGTTCAACACCCTCGACCTCCAGACCAATGGCGTGCCCTACGAGCATTCCGGCGGCACCGCGGCCGACGGACGGCAGCGGCTGATGGAGACGCTGCTGCGCTACGAACTCTGGGAGGAGGCCCTCGGGCTCGCCGAGACGCCGTATCTTCCGCCGACCGAACTGGCCGAGGAACAGGCCCGGCGGGCCCGCCTGCTGGCGGTCGCCAATTTCGCGCTTGGCCGGACCCAGGAGGGGCGCTCCCAGCGGGCCGTCCTTGAACAGGCGGCCCGCCATCTGCGACGGGAGCGGGCGGCGCGGGTGGATGCTGCAGAGGCCAGGGCCCGGGAGGAGGCGAAGTCTCCGGAAGACACCCAGAAGGCGATGTCGGAAGCCCTTCGCTCGTTCCAGGAACCGCTGCAGCGCGTCGAGGATTTCCTGAACGAGCTGTCGGTGCTGGAAGCCATGACCGGCCCCGTCCCATCCGATTTCACGAACCGGCTGGAGACCCTCAAGACCGTGTCCAAGGAACGGCTCTCGCTCCTGTGGCTCGGGGCGGGGGATGGGGCGCGGGCGGCGCAACTGGCGCGGGAGGCGGTCGAAGCGGGAACCAACCAGGTTCAGTTGCTGGCCAATGAAGCGGACGTCCTCTGGCGGGTGGGCAAGACCAACGAGGCGCGCGCGGCCTTCGCCCGCCTGCGGGAACGCTCGGCGTACCTGGATGCCGACCTGCCCGTCTTCCAGCGGCTTCAACCCGTGGTGGCGGATCTTGGACTCCACGGCGACTGGCGGGTGCCGCGTGAGATCCGGCCCGATGTTGGACAATGCCCCGATCTGCGCCCCGATCTGGAATCCCTTGGGCCGTATCTCTGGACGCCCTCCCCGGCCCCCGGGTTCTCGCTGCCCACTGCGGATGGCAACACCATCTCGCTCGGGGATTACCGGGGGCGACCGGTGATCGTCGTCTTTTATTTGGGACACGGCTGCATCCATTGCCTTGAACAGCTCAACGCCTTCGCCCCGGCCGCAAAGGACTTTGAGTCCGCGGGAATCCAGCTGCTCGCCGTGAGCGCCGATTCCCAGGAGGCCCTGGGCCGCACGATCGAAAAGGCCCGGGAAGATGGCGGCTTCCCGTTCCCGTTGGTGTCGGACGGCAGCCGCGACACGTTTCGTGCCTACCGCGCCTACGACGGGTTCGAGGATGTGCCCTTGCATGGCGTGTTCCTCGTGGACGGGGCCGGACGGGTGCGCTGGCAGGACATCGGCCATGAACCCTTCACCGATGTGACCTTCCTGCTCGCTGAGGCGCGACGGCAGCTCCAGTGGCCGGACGTCGTCCCCACCCCGCCGTCCAACCTCAGGGCGGCGCGGGCGGAGTAGGCCCGGGTCGCCCCCATTCTCCTTGACCGCGGCAGCACCCGAGCCTACCACGCGATTCATTGAGACGCGGTCTGCCAGAATAGGCTATGCCACGGGACCCCTCAGCCTCACCCGCACCTCCATTGCTCCACGCCATGCCGGAAGGGGGGCAGTCC includes the following:
- a CDS encoding redoxin domain-containing protein, with the protein product MSFRRRGWGWIVAGLWMLPAGAEVPTSAGPDDRRPAALAPGHSAHGQAFNEGPRQPARLMPGMPRIEFPVTTTNSRAQRFFTQGVGQWHGFWFLEAERSFRQAAVEDPNCAMAYWGMAMANFPRTNRAPEFIAAAVRLKDGTSRREQLRIEALSEFFKDPEGDEKERRRAYVRALENLVFEFPDDIEAKAFLAFHIWDNSHRGLPISSAQSVESLLKEVFAAQPMHPAHHYRVHLWDGEPDAVAVRALPSAALCGPSGPGIAHLWHMPGHTYNKLKRYEDMAWQQEASVRVDNAHLMRDGVMPDQIHNYAHNSEWLVQTLNYVGRVRDALALARNMIEMPRHPKFNTLDLQTNGVPYEHSGGTAADGRQRLMETLLRYELWEEALGLAETPYLPPTELAEEQARRARLLAVANFALGRTQEGRSQRAVLEQAARHLRRERAARVDAAEARAREEAKSPEDTQKAMSEALRSFQEPLQRVEDFLNELSVLEAMTGPVPSDFTNRLETLKTVSKERLSLLWLGAGDGARAAQLAREAVEAGTNQVQLLANEADVLWRVGKTNEARAAFARLRERSAYLDADLPVFQRLQPVVADLGLHGDWRVPREIRPDVGQCPDLRPDLESLGPYLWTPSPAPGFSLPTADGNTISLGDYRGRPVIVVFYLGHGCIHCLEQLNAFAPAAKDFESAGIQLLAVSADSQEALGRTIEKAREDGGFPFPLVSDGSRDTFRAYRAYDGFEDVPLHGVFLVDGAGRVRWQDIGHEPFTDVTFLLAEARRQLQWPDVVPTPPSNLRAARAE